One window of Thermodesulfobacteriota bacterium genomic DNA carries:
- a CDS encoding FKBP-type peptidyl-prolyl cis-trans isomerase yields the protein MKITKRIIVVFCLGLFVFNCQVNTVTAENKSAALATEKDKISYIIGTKMAASLLNIKGEINVDMLKKGLEDQMTEKPLMIPEDEANTLLQSFSQRMQAKQMEERKVKGEANLAAGKAFLEKNAKKEGVTTTASGLQYMVVTKGTGPIPAASDTVKVNYEGTTIDGKVFDSSYKRNEPATFPVANVIPGWTEALQLMPVGSKYKLFIPTELAYGPQGMGQQIEPNATLVFDVELLEIVKQEKKAPVDLVNPKEKAEKAKPATETKK from the coding sequence GTGAAAATCACCAAGCGTATTATTGTTGTTTTCTGTCTGGGTCTGTTTGTTTTCAACTGCCAGGTAAATACGGTGACGGCCGAGAACAAATCAGCCGCGCTGGCCACCGAAAAAGACAAAATCAGCTATATCATCGGCACCAAGATGGCGGCGTCCCTGCTGAACATCAAGGGAGAAATCAATGTGGACATGCTCAAAAAAGGCCTTGAAGACCAGATGACCGAAAAGCCCCTCATGATCCCCGAAGATGAGGCCAACACCCTGCTTCAGTCTTTTTCCCAGAGAATGCAGGCCAAGCAGATGGAGGAGAGAAAAGTAAAGGGCGAGGCCAACCTGGCCGCCGGCAAGGCGTTTCTGGAGAAGAATGCCAAAAAAGAGGGCGTAACCACCACTGCCAGCGGGTTGCAGTACATGGTGGTCACCAAAGGGACCGGTCCGATTCCGGCGGCATCCGACACCGTCAAAGTCAATTATGAAGGCACTACCATTGACGGCAAGGTGTTTGACAGCTCCTATAAGCGTAACGAGCCGGCGACCTTTCCGGTGGCTAACGTGATTCCCGGCTGGACTGAAGCGCTCCAGCTCATGCCCGTGGGCAGCAAATACAAACTGTTCATCCCCACGGAACTGGCCTACGGCCCTCAAGGCATGGGTCAGCAGATCGAGCCTAACGCGACCCTGGTTTTTGATGTGGAGCTGCTGGAAATCGTCAAACAGGAAAAGAAGGCGCCGGTGGATCTGGTGAACCCGAAAGAGAAAGCAGAAAAAGCCAAACCGGCCACCGAGACAAAAAAATAA
- the ribE gene encoding 6,7-dimethyl-8-ribityllumazine synthase, which yields MPKLIEAGLSAQGKRFALIASRFNDFITERLVAGAVDALIRNGAADKDIALVKVPGCFEIPLAAKKLAAAGTYDAVICLGAVIRGATPHFEYISAEVSKGIAQVGLESSVPVIFGVITTDTIEQAIERAGTKAGNKGWDAAMAAVEMANLMKKIA from the coding sequence ATGCCAAAACTGATTGAAGCCGGGCTTTCCGCGCAGGGCAAGCGGTTTGCGCTGATCGCCAGCCGGTTTAACGATTTTATCACCGAGCGGCTGGTCGCCGGCGCGGTGGACGCGCTGATCAGAAACGGCGCCGCCGACAAGGACATCGCTCTGGTCAAGGTGCCGGGCTGTTTCGAGATTCCGCTGGCAGCCAAAAAACTGGCGGCCGCCGGCACCTATGACGCGGTCATCTGCCTGGGCGCGGTCATTCGCGGCGCGACACCTCATTTTGAATACATCAGCGCCGAGGTGTCCAAGGGAATCGCCCAGGTCGGCCTGGAATCGTCCGTGCCGGTGATTTTCGGCGTGATTACCACCGACACGATTGAGCAGGCGATTGAGCGCGCCGGGACCAAAGCCGGCAACAAGGGCTGGGACGCGGCCATGGCCGCCGTGGAAATGGCCAATCTGATGAAAAAGATCGCTTAA
- the nusB gene encoding transcription antitermination factor NusB, which translates to MAGRRRARIYALQFLFAGDLNAWSNFEEELETFRTRFELTPETVPHFFTLVRGVREKRQQIDTLLVEHSQNWKISRMSGVDRNIMKIAVYEMMYCEDVPFKVAINEAIEIGKQFSTEDSGAFINGVLDSIRKKIEPQTKKDQTPS; encoded by the coding sequence ATGGCGGGAAGACGCAGAGCACGGATTTACGCGTTGCAGTTTCTCTTTGCCGGGGACCTGAACGCGTGGAGCAATTTCGAAGAGGAGCTGGAAACCTTCCGCACCCGCTTCGAGCTGACCCCGGAAACCGTTCCCCATTTTTTCACCCTCGTCCGCGGGGTCAGGGAAAAACGGCAGCAAATCGATACCCTGCTGGTGGAACACTCCCAGAACTGGAAGATCAGCCGCATGTCCGGCGTGGACCGGAATATCATGAAAATCGCGGTCTATGAAATGATGTACTGCGAGGATGTGCCATTCAAGGTGGCCATCAACGAAGCCATTGAGATCGGCAAGCAGTTCAGCACCGAAGACTCCGGAGCCTTTATCAACGGGGTGCTGGACAGCATCCGGAAAAAAATCGAACCCCAGACAAAAAAAGACCAGACACCTTCTTAA
- a CDS encoding riboflavin synthase → MFTGIIEGLGVIRDTRAVSGGRRISIDAGFNLGDTAVGDSIAVNGVCLTAVTVTGTRFEADASPETLARTTLGELKGGSRVNLERALRFTDRLGGHLVTGHIDGTAVMRDKKRAGNAEIITVGVGPELSGYMVAKGSVAVDGISLTINRCGRDFFEVSIIPHTAAMTTIGFRQPDERVNIETDIIGKYVKHFLTAGLTDETHQSAGGPITRETLLKAGFV, encoded by the coding sequence ATGTTTACCGGTATTATCGAGGGGCTGGGTGTCATTCGCGACACCCGGGCGGTCAGCGGCGGCCGGCGAATCAGCATTGACGCCGGATTCAACCTGGGCGACACCGCCGTAGGCGACAGCATCGCGGTGAACGGCGTCTGCCTGACGGCAGTGACGGTGACCGGGACTCGTTTTGAGGCCGATGCCTCGCCGGAGACCCTGGCCCGGACCACCCTGGGAGAACTGAAGGGCGGCAGCCGGGTGAACCTGGAGCGGGCCCTGCGGTTTACCGACCGCCTGGGCGGTCACCTGGTCACGGGGCATATTGACGGGACCGCCGTCATGAGGGATAAAAAAAGAGCCGGCAACGCCGAAATCATTACCGTCGGGGTCGGTCCGGAGTTGTCCGGCTATATGGTGGCCAAAGGGTCGGTGGCCGTGGACGGCATCAGCCTGACCATTAACCGCTGCGGCCGGGATTTTTTTGAGGTGAGTATCATACCGCATACCGCGGCCATGACCACCATCGGCTTCCGGCAGCCGGATGAACGGGTCAATATTGAAACCGATATCATCGGAAAGTACGTCAAACATTTTCTGACCGCCGGCCTGACTGATGAGACGCATCAATCCGCCGGCGGCCCGATAACACGGGAAACCCTGCTGAAAGCGGGGTTTGTATAA
- a CDS encoding bifunctional 3,4-dihydroxy-2-butanone-4-phosphate synthase/GTP cyclohydrolase II, with product MGVMSIEDAIQDIRAGKMIILVDDEDRENEGDLMIAAEKVTPEVINFMAMYGRGLICLALDARIVEALDLPLMVDRNTSQYKTGFTVSVEAARGVTTGISAADRATTILTAVADDATPEDLVRPGHVFPLRARRGGVIVRAGQTEGSVDLARLAGLKPAGVICEIMNDDGTMARMPSLEKFGEKHGIGICTIADLIEYRMRTESFVKKVVEAKIHSEFGGEFKVAVYENDMDDFQHIALIKGDIKEDEPVLVRVHSECLTGDIFGSLRCDCGNQLRKSMIMMAEAGAGILLYVRQEGRGIGLVNKLKAYNLQDHGLDTVEANEKLGFRPDLRDYGIGAQVLADLGVKKMRLITNNPKKIVGLEGYGLSVVEQVPIEIQPNAYNKNYLECKKLKMGHTLNLDCVP from the coding sequence ATGGGAGTAATGAGCATTGAAGACGCGATCCAGGACATTCGCGCCGGGAAAATGATCATCCTGGTGGATGACGAAGATCGCGAAAACGAAGGCGACCTGATGATCGCCGCCGAAAAAGTAACCCCGGAAGTGATCAACTTTATGGCCATGTACGGCCGGGGCCTGATCTGCCTGGCCCTGGACGCCCGCATCGTGGAGGCCCTGGACCTGCCCCTGATGGTGGATCGGAACACCTCGCAGTATAAAACGGGCTTCACGGTGTCCGTTGAAGCCGCCCGGGGGGTCACCACCGGCATTTCGGCCGCCGACAGGGCCACCACCATCCTGACGGCCGTGGCCGACGACGCCACGCCGGAGGACCTGGTGCGGCCGGGCCATGTGTTTCCGCTTCGGGCGCGGCGCGGCGGGGTGATCGTCCGGGCCGGCCAGACCGAAGGCTCGGTCGACTTGGCCCGTCTGGCCGGGCTGAAACCGGCCGGGGTCATCTGTGAAATCATGAACGACGACGGCACCATGGCCAGAATGCCGTCCCTGGAAAAATTCGGCGAAAAGCACGGTATCGGCATCTGCACCATCGCCGACCTGATCGAGTACCGCATGCGGACCGAATCCTTTGTCAAAAAAGTGGTGGAGGCCAAAATTCATTCCGAGTTCGGCGGCGAGTTCAAGGTGGCCGTGTACGAAAACGACATGGATGATTTCCAGCACATTGCCCTGATCAAGGGAGACATTAAAGAAGACGAACCGGTGCTGGTCCGTGTTCATTCCGAATGCCTGACCGGGGACATTTTCGGCTCCCTGCGCTGCGATTGCGGCAACCAGCTGCGCAAATCCATGATCATGATGGCCGAGGCGGGGGCCGGTATCCTGCTGTACGTCCGCCAGGAAGGCCGGGGTATCGGCCTGGTCAACAAGCTCAAGGCCTACAACCTCCAGGACCACGGGCTGGACACGGTGGAGGCCAACGAGAAACTGGGCTTCCGGCCGGACCTGCGGGATTACGGCATCGGCGCCCAGGTGCTGGCCGATCTGGGCGTAAAAAAGATGCGCCTGATCACCAACAACCCCAAGAAAATCGTCGGACTGGAAGGCTACGGATTGTCGGTGGTGGAGCAGGTTCCCATTGAAATTCAGCCCAATGCTTACAACAAAAATTATCTGGAATGCAAAAAACTGAAAATGGGTCATACCCTGAACCTGGACTGCGTGCCATAA
- a CDS encoding MBL fold metallo-hydrolase produces the protein MIIEKMEVGPIMANCFIVGCEETRQAAVIDPGDEADLILYRLAGSKLTVKHIINTHGHFDHVSANRQLKQATGADIIIHAADAPMLTSLSDMASAFGLSCDNSPPPDRTVDEGDIIAFGNIEMKVLHTPGHSPGGISLVTGKTVFVGDTLFAGSIGRTDFPGGDFDTLISAIRNKLFPLGDDVTVYCGHGPETTIGREKRTNPFAAIR, from the coding sequence TTGATCATTGAGAAGATGGAAGTGGGCCCGATCATGGCCAACTGTTTTATCGTGGGCTGCGAGGAGACCCGGCAGGCCGCGGTCATCGATCCCGGAGACGAGGCGGACCTGATTCTGTACCGGCTGGCCGGCAGTAAGCTGACCGTGAAGCATATCATCAATACCCACGGCCACTTTGACCATGTCAGCGCCAACCGGCAACTGAAGCAGGCCACCGGCGCCGACATCATCATTCACGCGGCCGACGCGCCCATGCTGACGAGCCTGTCGGACATGGCTTCGGCCTTCGGGCTGTCCTGCGACAATTCGCCGCCGCCAGACCGGACTGTAGACGAAGGCGATATCATCGCCTTCGGCAATATTGAAATGAAAGTCCTGCACACGCCGGGCCATTCGCCGGGCGGCATTTCGCTGGTGACCGGCAAGACGGTCTTCGTCGGCGACACGCTCTTTGCCGGCTCCATCGGCCGGACGGATTTTCCCGGCGGCGATTTTGATACCCTCATCTCCGCCATCCGCAACAAGCTTTTTCCCCTGGGAGACGATGTCACGGTTTATTGCGGTCACGGGCCGGAGACGACCATTGGCCGGGAAAAACGAACCAACCCCTTCGCGGCAATCAGATAA
- a CDS encoding TrpB-like pyridoxal phosphate-dependent enzyme has translation MSNKKVLLAEEDMPRQWYNILADIKMNPPLGPDGKPISPDMLAPVFPMNLIEQEVSSQRWIDIPDEVLGILKIWRPSPLVRASNLEKFLGTPARIYFKNESVSPPGSHKPNTAVPQAYYNKEFGIKRMTTETGAGQWGSALAFACSHFGIECKIYMVRISFDQKPYRKSMMSVWGGKCVASPSNETKAGRDALARDPNTPGSLGIAISEAIEAAVSDTTGKTRYSLGSVLNHVMLHQTIIGLEAKKQMKMINEYPDVIIGCAGGGSNFAGIAFPFVLDKINGKHIDIYPVEPQGCPTLTRAPFVYDHGDTARYTPLLPMHSLGHAFVPAPFHAGGLRYHGMAPTVSQLVCQGILEPRSVPQLKSYQAGVTFARTEGIIPAPETCHALACVIDEANKAKEEGKEKVILFNWSGHGLLDLTGYDKYFAGELTDVELTEKEMAASEAVFAEFPKPQMIK, from the coding sequence GTGAGCAACAAAAAGGTTTTATTAGCCGAAGAGGACATGCCCCGTCAGTGGTACAATATTCTGGCGGATATTAAAATGAATCCCCCCCTGGGACCTGACGGAAAACCGATCAGTCCGGATATGCTGGCGCCGGTTTTCCCCATGAACCTGATCGAGCAGGAAGTCAGCTCACAGCGATGGATCGATATCCCCGATGAGGTGCTGGGTATCCTGAAGATCTGGCGGCCGTCCCCCCTGGTCCGGGCCAGCAACCTGGAAAAATTTCTGGGAACGCCGGCCAGAATTTATTTTAAAAACGAAAGCGTCAGCCCCCCGGGCAGCCACAAACCCAACACGGCCGTTCCCCAGGCTTATTACAACAAGGAATTCGGCATCAAGCGCATGACCACCGAAACCGGCGCCGGCCAGTGGGGCAGCGCCCTGGCCTTTGCCTGCTCCCATTTCGGCATTGAATGCAAAATCTACATGGTCCGGATCAGTTTTGACCAGAAACCCTACCGCAAGTCCATGATGTCTGTCTGGGGCGGCAAATGCGTTGCCAGCCCCAGCAACGAGACCAAGGCCGGCCGGGACGCCCTGGCCAGGGATCCGAACACCCCGGGCAGCCTGGGCATCGCCATCAGCGAGGCCATCGAGGCCGCGGTCAGCGACACCACCGGTAAGACCCGCTACTCCCTCGGCAGCGTACTCAATCACGTCATGCTCCACCAGACCATCATCGGCCTGGAAGCCAAAAAACAGATGAAAATGATCAACGAATATCCGGATGTCATCATCGGCTGCGCCGGGGGCGGCAGCAATTTTGCCGGCATCGCCTTCCCCTTTGTCCTTGACAAAATTAACGGCAAGCACATCGACATCTACCCCGTGGAGCCCCAGGGATGCCCCACCCTGACCCGGGCGCCGTTCGTGTACGATCACGGCGACACCGCCCGCTACACGCCCCTGCTGCCCATGCACAGCCTGGGCCACGCCTTTGTTCCGGCGCCATTCCATGCCGGCGGCCTGCGCTACCACGGCATGGCCCCTACTGTCAGCCAGCTGGTCTGCCAGGGTATCCTGGAACCCAGGTCGGTACCGCAGCTCAAGTCCTACCAGGCCGGCGTCACCTTTGCCCGGACAGAAGGCATCATTCCCGCGCCGGAAACCTGTCACGCCCTGGCCTGCGTCATTGATGAAGCCAACAAGGCCAAGGAGGAAGGTAAGGAAAAGGTCATCCTGTTCAACTGGAGCGGCCACGGGCTTCTTGATTTGACCGGTTATGACAAATACTTTGCGGGCGAGCTGACCGACGTCGAACTTACCGAGAAAGAGATGGCCGCTTCGGAAGCGGTGTTTGCCGAATTTCCCAAACCGCAAATGATAAAATAA
- the ribD gene encoding bifunctional diaminohydroxyphosphoribosylaminopyrimidine deaminase/5-amino-6-(5-phosphoribosylamino)uracil reductase RibD: MDDIRFMEEAIRLAEKAEGFTSPNPTVGAVVVKNGRIVGRGWHEAAGRPHAEVVALDEAGSLGEKADLYVTLEPCNHTGRTPPCTEKIIRAGIARVVFAVRDPNPNVTGGGRDFLKSRGIEVVEGVCREAAEKQIEWFLKFVRTKKPFVTLKCAMTLDGRVATRTGDSRWVTGEAARRYVHRLRHAADAIMVGAGTVKADNPRLTARLGDRPAKDPLRVILDSRLTVDENAAVFNVESTAATLVVTGPAVDGDKKERLEYKGVRVIPETLDGDGRIRLPDLMARLGALNITSLLIEGGGRVSGAALKAGIVDKICFFYAPKILGGDDGVPACSGTGPEWMKDVLKVSNMTVSQIGDDIMVEGYLN, translated from the coding sequence ATGGATGATATCCGTTTTATGGAAGAAGCGATCCGGCTGGCGGAAAAGGCCGAGGGGTTTACCTCCCCCAACCCGACCGTCGGCGCGGTGGTTGTAAAGAACGGCCGGATCGTGGGCCGGGGCTGGCATGAAGCCGCCGGCAGACCTCACGCCGAGGTGGTGGCCCTCGATGAGGCCGGTTCCCTGGGCGAAAAGGCCGACCTGTACGTGACGCTGGAGCCCTGCAATCATACCGGCCGGACGCCGCCCTGCACGGAAAAGATCATCCGCGCCGGGATCGCCCGGGTGGTTTTTGCCGTGCGGGATCCGAATCCGAATGTCACCGGCGGCGGCCGTGATTTTCTTAAAAGCCGCGGCATCGAAGTGGTTGAAGGCGTATGCCGGGAAGCGGCTGAAAAACAGATCGAATGGTTTCTCAAGTTTGTCCGGACAAAAAAACCGTTCGTGACGTTGAAATGCGCCATGACCCTGGACGGCCGGGTCGCCACCCGGACCGGGGACTCCCGCTGGGTGACCGGAGAGGCGGCCAGGCGTTATGTCCACCGGCTCCGGCATGCCGCCGACGCCATCATGGTCGGGGCGGGAACGGTGAAGGCCGACAACCCCCGGCTGACCGCGCGCCTTGGCGACCGGCCGGCGAAGGATCCCCTGCGCGTCATTCTGGATTCCCGGCTGACGGTGGACGAGAACGCGGCCGTGTTTAACGTCGAATCCACGGCCGCGACCCTGGTAGTCACCGGGCCGGCGGTCGACGGCGACAAAAAGGAGCGGCTGGAGTACAAAGGCGTGCGGGTGATCCCGGAAACGCTTGACGGGGACGGTCGCATCCGCCTGCCGGACCTGATGGCGCGGCTGGGCGCCTTGAACATCACCAGTCTGCTGATCGAAGGCGGCGGGCGGGTCAGCGGGGCGGCCCTTAAGGCGGGCATCGTCGATAAGATTTGTTTTTTTTACGCCCCCAAGATCCTGGGCGGCGATGACGGGGTTCCGGCCTGCTCCGGAACCGGTCCGGAATGGATGAAAGACGTGCTCAAAGTGAGCAACATGACGGTGAGCCAGATAGGCGATGATATTATGGTAGAAGGTTATCTGAACTGA